One region of Ferrovum sp. JA12 genomic DNA includes:
- a CDS encoding accessory factor UbiK family protein — protein MFNKIVIDETINQILSIVGKTPIKDIEQNLRQILNNFFSNSGWVTREEFDIQKSILLKTRERLEELEQKINNS, from the coding sequence ATGTTTAATAAAATTGTAATAGATGAAACTATAAACCAAATCTTATCAATTGTTGGCAAAACACCTATTAAAGATATTGAACAGAATTTACGTCAAATACTGAATAACTTTTTTAGTAACAGCGGCTGGGTAACAAGAGAAGAGTTTGATATTCAAAAATCGATACTTTTAAAAACCCGTGAACGTCTAGAAGAACTAGAACAGAAAATCAATAATAGCTAA
- the mpl gene encoding UDP-N-acetylmuramate:L-alanyl-gamma-D-glutamyl-meso-diaminopimelate ligase, which translates to MHIHILGICGTFMGGIAVLAKQAGHEVTGCDVNVYPPMSTQLKAQGIYLIEGFAAEQINLKPDLFVVGNVVSRGNPLMEAILDNDLDYTSGPQWLSEHILKHCRTLAIAGTHGKTTTTSLAAWILDHAGYAPGFLIGGVAHNLNVSARLPQYFSNTQEKPWFVIEADEYDTAFFDKRSKFIHYHPEIAILNNLEFDHADIFKDLEAIKTQFCHLLRTVPAKGSIIYNDGDSNILDVIAQGTWSHLIPFAKEGPYTISTHDGQITIVHQLSGTKKIVPWSLLGVHNEANARAVVTALSVIGLTIDEISMGLERFKGIARRMEVKGTVNHITVYDDFAHHPTAIATTISGLREKVKEQRILAVIEPRSNTMRQGVWAESLPLSLAEADYIFVYSANLGWDIESALNPLKTKLITSDKLDHLVDQICVQAKPGDHILVMSNGGFGGIHQRILSALQS; encoded by the coding sequence ATGCATATTCATATTTTAGGTATCTGTGGCACCTTTATGGGTGGTATTGCGGTATTGGCAAAACAAGCGGGACATGAGGTCACAGGCTGTGATGTGAACGTTTACCCACCCATGAGTACGCAGCTTAAGGCCCAAGGAATTTATCTGATTGAGGGTTTTGCTGCTGAGCAAATTAACTTAAAGCCTGATTTATTTGTGGTTGGTAACGTGGTGAGCCGTGGCAATCCATTAATGGAAGCTATTCTTGATAATGATTTGGACTACACATCAGGGCCACAATGGCTGTCTGAACATATATTGAAACATTGTCGTACGCTGGCTATTGCTGGGACCCATGGTAAAACTACTACTACCTCACTTGCTGCATGGATACTGGACCATGCAGGTTACGCCCCGGGTTTTTTAATTGGTGGGGTGGCCCATAATTTAAATGTTTCCGCACGACTACCTCAATACTTTAGCAATACCCAAGAAAAACCTTGGTTTGTCATTGAAGCTGACGAATATGACACCGCTTTTTTTGATAAACGCTCAAAGTTCATACATTATCATCCGGAAATAGCTATCTTAAATAATCTTGAATTTGATCATGCTGATATTTTTAAAGATCTTGAAGCCATTAAAACCCAGTTTTGTCATCTTCTGAGAACAGTCCCTGCTAAAGGTTCTATTATTTATAATGATGGAGATAGTAATATTTTAGACGTCATTGCACAGGGTACATGGTCTCATTTGATACCGTTTGCTAAAGAAGGTCCCTATACAATTTCTACTCATGATGGGCAAATAACCATAGTGCATCAACTATCAGGTACAAAGAAAATTGTTCCATGGAGTTTATTGGGTGTTCATAACGAGGCCAATGCCCGCGCTGTGGTCACTGCTTTGTCAGTGATAGGATTAACCATTGATGAAATAAGCATGGGTTTAGAGCGCTTTAAGGGTATAGCAAGACGAATGGAAGTCAAGGGTACAGTCAATCATATTACGGTTTATGATGACTTTGCCCACCATCCAACTGCTATCGCCACCACGATCTCAGGACTAAGAGAAAAAGTAAAAGAGCAAAGAATTCTAGCGGTTATTGAACCTCGTTCAAATACGATGAGGCAAGGGGTTTGGGCAGAAAGTCTACCTCTTAGCCTGGCAGAGGCTGATTATATCTTTGTCTATAGCGCTAATTTAGGATGGGATATAGAAAGTGCACTCAATCCATTAAAAACAAAATTGATAACAAGTGACAAGTTAGATCATTTAGTGGATCAAATCTGTGTACAAGCAAAACCAGGTGACCATATTCTCGTAATGAGTAATGGTGGCTTTGGCGGTATACATCAACGTATTTTAAGTGCCCTACAATCATGA
- a CDS encoding outer membrane beta-barrel protein → MKKQSLIALMGLIFSVSPKLVYADGTAAPAADANKPTLETILTNSGITDKEYIDASYIGHNQTPNTNIQVIDPTKSSFGLHQLGVVIAKQPKEGFGGLVNVIAGSDAGVICSYGICTNNTAQPFSGGSLALPQAFIQYAKGDWTTILGKFPSLAGAESFDSTLNTNMTRSILYNHQPFTHTGIRIANALTSSTTLTVGVNNGWDQATAQTGSKTFELALNETFTPDTSLVASIYSGAEAMPQVGGTYSPGNISPVTYTTNTIGGSALLPTNGGRSGLRNIYDTVFTTNLTSQTTFIVDADYVTQQNAALSINTVGTETYWGIAAYLNHQFNDQYRVSLRAEQLRDEQGVAIAYSGGGTPLGANTVREVTVTLGYAPIKNFELRTELRADRADNPIFGTSNGSLTQNMLTYGMQGIYKF, encoded by the coding sequence ATGAAAAAACAATCGCTGATAGCATTAATGGGTTTAATCTTCTCGGTTTCACCAAAATTGGTTTATGCAGACGGCACAGCAGCTCCCGCCGCTGACGCAAATAAACCCACTTTGGAAACCATATTGACGAACAGCGGCATCACGGATAAAGAGTATATTGATGCCAGTTATATTGGTCACAATCAAACCCCTAATACAAATATACAAGTTATCGATCCAACCAAGAGTTCTTTTGGTCTTCATCAATTGGGTGTGGTGATTGCAAAACAACCTAAAGAAGGTTTTGGTGGACTGGTAAACGTTATTGCAGGTTCTGACGCGGGTGTAATTTGTTCTTACGGAATTTGTACGAATAATACAGCGCAACCTTTCAGCGGGGGAAGTCTTGCCCTACCACAAGCATTCATTCAATACGCAAAAGGTGATTGGACAACTATTTTAGGCAAGTTTCCATCGCTTGCCGGTGCTGAGTCCTTTGACAGCACACTAAATACCAATATGACAAGGTCGATTCTCTATAATCATCAACCTTTTACTCATACTGGAATCAGAATTGCTAATGCATTAACAAGCTCAACCACTTTAACGGTAGGGGTTAATAATGGCTGGGATCAAGCTACCGCGCAAACCGGTTCTAAAACATTCGAGCTCGCACTGAACGAAACGTTTACACCCGACACATCATTAGTGGCAAGTATTTATTCTGGTGCAGAAGCAATGCCACAAGTCGGCGGGACATACAGCCCAGGAAATATTTCGCCTGTAACCTACACAACTAATACCATTGGAGGCAGTGCGCTACTACCAACTAATGGTGGACGTAGTGGTTTAAGAAATATCTACGATACAGTTTTCACCACTAATTTGACCTCACAAACCACCTTTATTGTAGACGCAGATTATGTTACACAGCAAAATGCAGCACTCTCTATCAATACTGTTGGGACAGAGACTTATTGGGGTATTGCAGCGTACTTAAATCATCAATTTAACGACCAGTATCGCGTTTCGTTACGAGCAGAACAATTACGTGACGAACAAGGTGTAGCTATAGCCTACAGCGGAGGTGGTACGCCACTCGGAGCTAATACTGTTCGTGAAGTAACGGTTACTTTAGGATACGCGCCAATTAAAAACTTTGAACTCAGAACTGAGTTGCGTGCTGACCGTGCTGACAATCCTATTTTTGGAACAAGTAACGGATCATTAACGCAAAACATGTTGACTTATGGTATGCAAGGTATCTACAAATTTTAA
- the glnK gene encoding P-II family nitrogen regulator, whose amino-acid sequence MKLVTAIIKPFKLDEVREALSAIGVQGITVTEVKGFGRQKGHTELYRGAEYVVDFLPKVKLEAAIASEMLDQVLEAIEKSANTGKIGDGKIFVFELEQVIRIRTGETGSEAL is encoded by the coding sequence ATGAAACTTGTGACGGCAATAATTAAGCCATTCAAGCTTGATGAGGTACGTGAGGCCTTAAGTGCCATAGGGGTACAAGGGATCACGGTCACTGAAGTGAAGGGGTTTGGCAGGCAAAAGGGACACACTGAGTTATATCGAGGAGCTGAGTATGTGGTGGATTTTTTACCGAAAGTAAAATTAGAAGCAGCTATTGCCTCCGAGATGTTAGATCAAGTATTGGAGGCTATAGAAAAATCTGCCAATACTGGGAAGATAGGTGATGGCAAGATATTTGTCTTTGAGTTAGAACAAGTAATTCGTATTCGTACCGGTGAAACCGGTTCTGAAGCGTTATAA
- the metH gene encoding methionine synthase, whose protein sequence is MQNKTTLLQQLLKQRIVFLDGAMGTMIQGYKLTEADYRGDRFQDFAHDLKGNNDLLVLTQPHIIKAIHQAYLEAGSDIIETNTFNANRVSMADYHMEDLVYEINKTAALIAREAVDEFLAKKPDQPKFVAGVLGPTTKTASISPDVNDPGYRNVDFDTLVETYLEAIDGLVAGGVDILLVETIFDTLNAKASVFAIESYFDQHAMRLPVMISGTITDQSGRTLTGQTTEAFWNSLKHAKPISIGLNCALGAELMRPYVEEMARISDTYVSAHPNAGLPNPLSESGYDESPQVTARLLKEFAESGFINIVGGCCGTTPAHIKAIVEAIRNIPPRVIPTITPELRLSGLEPLNIADNSLFVNVGERTNVTGSKAFSRLILAGDFNAALAVARNQVESGAQIIDINMDEAMLDSKEAMKRFLNLVAAEPDISRVPIMIDSSDWQVIETGLKCVQGKSIVNSISLKEGEEAFLEKAKLVLRYGAAVIVMAFDELGQADTLDRKVDICTRSYHLLREKLDFPPEDIIFDPNVFAIATGIEEHNNYAVDFIEATRIIRQTLPHAKISGGVSNVSFSFRGNEPVREAIHTAFLYHAIRSGMTMGIVNAGQLGVYNEIAPELLEHVEDIILNRRHDASERMVVFASQVKGESRTQAEDLSWRQKTVQERLTHALIKGITNWIVEDTEEARLQYKLPIEVIEGPLMDGMNVVGDLFGEGKMFLPQVVKSARVMKQAVAHLIPYIEAEKARSGDTRSKGKILIATVKGDVHDIGKNIVAVVLQCNNFEVVNMGVMVPADKILQTAKEEKVDIIGLSGLITPSLEEMAHVAREMQREGFSIPLLIGGATTSRVHTAVKIEPYYPCGVTIYVPDASRAVGICSQLLSDELKAPFIEKLKEDTQRIRQQHESKKGQGSLVPFLEAEKNRFMVDWNNYVPPKPKKLGITVFDQVPLKELVEFIDWAPFFQTWELSGKFPDILTDPIVGESAKSVFYDGQKMLEEIITEQWLTAKAVVGIFPASAVHEGEDVAVLDPENHQLLTTFHFLRQQNQKAADRFNYSLADFVAPQSSGLEDYLGCFAVTAGLDIDAKLEEFESKHDDYNSIMLKALADRLAEATAEWLHQYVRKEIWAYEPEEALTNADLIAEKYQGIRPAPGYPACPDHTEKDQLFKLIDVEKNAQIILTESFAMLPTAAVSGFYFSHPQSRYFAVGKLDRDQIESYAQRKAMTVEEIERWLAPNLGYDPYKKSN, encoded by the coding sequence ATGCAAAATAAAACTACTCTATTACAACAACTACTCAAGCAAAGAATTGTTTTTCTTGACGGCGCCATGGGTACCATGATTCAGGGCTATAAGTTAACTGAAGCAGACTACCGAGGCGATCGTTTTCAGGATTTTGCGCATGATTTAAAAGGCAATAATGACCTTTTAGTTCTAACGCAGCCACACATTATTAAAGCCATTCATCAGGCTTATCTTGAAGCGGGTTCAGACATTATTGAAACCAACACCTTTAATGCTAATCGTGTCTCAATGGCTGATTATCATATGGAGGATTTGGTCTATGAAATTAATAAAACTGCCGCCCTTATAGCCCGAGAAGCGGTGGATGAATTTTTGGCCAAAAAACCAGACCAACCTAAATTTGTTGCCGGTGTTCTTGGTCCCACCACAAAAACCGCTTCAATCTCACCAGATGTTAATGATCCCGGTTATAGAAATGTAGATTTTGATACTCTAGTTGAAACCTATCTTGAAGCGATTGATGGATTAGTGGCAGGTGGCGTTGATATTTTGCTAGTGGAAACAATTTTTGATACTTTAAATGCAAAAGCCTCTGTTTTTGCTATAGAAAGTTATTTTGATCAGCACGCTATGCGTTTGCCTGTCATGATTTCAGGCACGATTACAGATCAAAGTGGAAGAACCTTAACCGGGCAAACTACGGAAGCATTTTGGAACTCCCTAAAGCATGCTAAACCTATCTCGATAGGGTTAAATTGCGCTTTAGGCGCGGAATTAATGCGTCCATACGTGGAGGAAATGGCTCGTATTTCTGATACTTACGTGAGCGCTCACCCTAATGCAGGGCTCCCTAACCCACTCTCTGAATCAGGTTACGATGAGAGTCCTCAAGTTACCGCACGATTGCTAAAAGAGTTTGCTGAGTCTGGCTTTATTAACATTGTGGGGGGATGTTGTGGGACAACTCCAGCACATATTAAGGCAATTGTTGAGGCAATTCGCAATATCCCTCCGCGAGTTATTCCAACTATTACACCAGAGTTACGCCTCTCAGGACTTGAGCCACTGAATATTGCAGACAACTCACTGTTTGTAAATGTTGGAGAAAGAACCAATGTAACGGGTTCTAAAGCATTTTCGAGATTAATTTTAGCTGGTGATTTTAATGCAGCGTTAGCTGTTGCTCGAAATCAAGTGGAGAGTGGCGCGCAGATCATTGACATCAACATGGATGAAGCCATGTTGGACTCCAAAGAGGCAATGAAGCGTTTCTTGAATTTGGTGGCGGCAGAGCCAGATATCTCAAGAGTGCCAATCATGATTGATTCATCAGACTGGCAAGTAATTGAGACCGGTTTAAAATGTGTCCAAGGTAAATCCATTGTCAATTCAATCAGTCTCAAGGAAGGGGAAGAAGCGTTTCTAGAGAAAGCTAAACTGGTTTTGCGTTATGGTGCTGCCGTGATTGTCATGGCTTTTGATGAGTTGGGTCAGGCGGATACCCTAGATAGAAAAGTTGATATTTGTACGCGCTCCTATCATTTACTAAGAGAGAAATTAGATTTCCCTCCGGAAGATATTATCTTTGATCCCAATGTCTTCGCTATTGCAACAGGTATCGAGGAACATAATAATTATGCCGTGGATTTTATTGAAGCCACTAGAATCATTCGTCAGACATTACCTCATGCAAAAATAAGTGGTGGCGTATCAAATGTTAGTTTCTCTTTCAGAGGGAACGAACCGGTAAGAGAGGCAATTCACACAGCATTTTTATATCATGCCATACGTTCTGGTATGACCATGGGTATTGTTAATGCAGGTCAACTCGGTGTTTATAATGAAATTGCCCCGGAGTTACTCGAACATGTTGAGGATATTATTCTCAACCGAAGACATGATGCCTCTGAGAGGATGGTTGTTTTTGCCAGTCAAGTAAAAGGTGAGTCCAGAACACAGGCAGAAGACTTGAGTTGGCGCCAAAAAACCGTACAGGAGAGATTAACTCACGCATTGATTAAAGGGATTACTAACTGGATCGTTGAGGATACTGAAGAGGCTCGCCTTCAGTATAAGCTACCCATTGAAGTTATTGAAGGTCCACTGATGGATGGCATGAATGTGGTGGGCGATCTGTTTGGTGAAGGAAAAATGTTTTTACCGCAGGTGGTGAAGTCTGCTCGCGTAATGAAACAAGCTGTTGCTCATCTTATTCCTTACATCGAGGCCGAAAAAGCGAGATCTGGCGATACTCGTTCTAAGGGGAAAATCTTAATTGCAACGGTAAAGGGTGATGTTCACGATATCGGAAAAAATATTGTAGCGGTAGTTTTGCAATGTAACAACTTTGAAGTAGTGAATATGGGAGTAATGGTCCCCGCAGATAAAATCCTACAAACCGCAAAGGAAGAGAAAGTTGATATCATCGGTTTGTCAGGATTAATCACCCCTTCCCTTGAAGAAATGGCTCATGTAGCAAGAGAAATGCAACGTGAGGGATTCTCTATTCCACTTCTTATTGGCGGTGCCACAACCTCAAGAGTTCATACCGCTGTCAAAATTGAACCCTACTACCCATGTGGTGTTACCATTTACGTACCCGATGCCTCTCGTGCGGTAGGTATTTGTAGCCAGCTACTTAGCGACGAATTAAAGGCTCCTTTTATTGAAAAGCTTAAAGAAGATACACAGCGCATTCGTCAGCAACATGAATCTAAAAAGGGACAAGGATCATTAGTCCCTTTTCTTGAGGCAGAAAAAAATCGTTTTATGGTGGATTGGAACAACTATGTCCCACCCAAACCAAAAAAATTAGGTATTACAGTATTTGATCAAGTTCCTCTTAAGGAACTGGTGGAATTCATAGATTGGGCACCTTTTTTTCAAACCTGGGAGCTGTCTGGGAAGTTTCCAGATATTCTGACAGATCCCATTGTAGGGGAGTCTGCTAAGTCAGTGTTTTATGATGGTCAAAAGATGTTAGAGGAAATCATAACTGAGCAGTGGTTAACCGCTAAAGCGGTAGTAGGTATTTTTCCTGCAAGCGCTGTGCATGAGGGCGAAGATGTTGCTGTACTTGACCCAGAAAACCACCAGTTATTAACTACTTTTCATTTTTTACGGCAACAAAATCAGAAAGCTGCCGATAGATTTAATTATAGTTTGGCCGATTTTGTTGCGCCGCAATCTTCTGGTTTAGAAGATTACCTTGGTTGTTTTGCAGTCACCGCAGGCCTCGATATTGATGCGAAGTTAGAGGAATTTGAGTCGAAACATGATGATTACAACTCCATTATGTTAAAAGCCTTAGCAGACCGACTAGCTGAAGCCACGGCAGAGTGGCTCCATCAATATGTTCGTAAAGAGATTTGGGCATATGAGCCAGAGGAAGCACTTACTAACGCAGATCTAATAGCTGAAAAATATCAGGGTATTCGTCCTGCTCCAGGATACCCTGCTTGTCCAGATCATACAGAAAAAGACCAGTTATTTAAGCTAATTGACGTTGAAAAGAATGCTCAAATAATATTGACAGAGAGTTTTGCCATGTTACCCACTGCTGCGGTGAGTGGTTTTTATTTTTCTCATCCACAAAGTCGCTATTTTGCTGTTGGCAAACTGGATAGAGATCAGATTGAGAGTTATGCTCAACGTAAAGCAATGACTGTTGAAGAAATCGAACGTTGGTTAGCGCCTAACTTAGGTTATGATCCTTACAAAAAATCCAATTAA
- a CDS encoding ammonium transporter, translating into MNSFKAALVVLALTVGSHHALADEASAPAASTPAAATPATPAAATPAAAPAAAPAPTAPFLTDFSKINSGDTAWMLTSTALVLFMTIPGLALFYGGMVRKKNVLATLMQSFAITCLITVLWVVIGYSLAFMPGSGWLGNLDRFMLHGMLYQHDASKVMVSHIATNIPESVYMMFQMTFAIITPALICGAFAERMKFSAMMMFMAVWSIVVYSPIAHWVWEPGGWLAGKGVLDFAGGTVVHINAGIAGLAAALVMGKRVGYGKEPMAPHNLVLTLVGASMLWVGWFGFNAGSAVAADGRAGMAMVVTQVATAAAALAWMFAEWVIKGKPSVLGIASGAVAGLVAITPASGFVDTTGALIIGIAAGVICFWAATSLKHILGYDDSLDAFGVHCVGGIVGALLTGVFNVKEISGVDGSLATQALGVGVTLVYGFVMSYIILKVIDLLIGLKVKEEEEREGLDLVLHGERVE; encoded by the coding sequence ATGAACAGCTTCAAGGCGGCACTGGTAGTGTTAGCTTTAACTGTTGGTTCGCACCATGCACTGGCGGATGAGGCTAGTGCACCAGCAGCCTCAACTCCAGCAGCGGCAACACCAGCAACACCGGCGGCAGCAACACCAGCGGCAGCCCCCGCTGCCGCACCAGCACCTACAGCACCGTTTTTAACTGATTTCAGTAAGATTAACTCAGGTGATACGGCATGGATGTTAACTTCCACAGCGTTGGTATTATTTATGACCATTCCGGGGTTGGCTTTGTTTTATGGTGGTATGGTGCGTAAGAAAAACGTATTAGCAACTCTTATGCAAAGCTTTGCCATTACCTGTTTAATCACTGTTTTATGGGTGGTAATTGGTTATAGCCTTGCTTTTATGCCAGGCTCTGGATGGTTGGGTAATTTAGATCGCTTTATGCTCCATGGCATGCTCTACCAACATGATGCTTCTAAAGTAATGGTCTCTCATATTGCAACAAATATTCCTGAATCGGTATATATGATGTTTCAAATGACCTTCGCTATCATTACTCCAGCATTAATATGTGGTGCCTTTGCTGAACGCATGAAGTTCTCCGCCATGATGATGTTTATGGCAGTGTGGTCAATTGTAGTGTACTCGCCTATTGCCCATTGGGTATGGGAACCAGGTGGTTGGTTAGCCGGTAAAGGGGTGCTTGATTTCGCTGGCGGTACGGTTGTGCATATTAACGCGGGGATTGCAGGGCTTGCCGCCGCATTAGTGATGGGTAAAAGAGTGGGATATGGCAAAGAACCTATGGCGCCACACAACCTAGTCTTAACATTAGTAGGTGCTTCAATGTTATGGGTGGGTTGGTTTGGATTTAACGCAGGGTCAGCTGTTGCTGCTGATGGCCGTGCAGGAATGGCTATGGTTGTCACTCAAGTAGCTACTGCCGCAGCGGCTCTTGCTTGGATGTTTGCTGAATGGGTAATCAAAGGAAAACCTAGCGTATTAGGTATTGCCTCAGGGGCCGTTGCAGGATTAGTTGCTATTACTCCAGCCTCAGGTTTTGTTGATACCACAGGTGCACTAATCATCGGTATTGCAGCAGGAGTTATCTGTTTCTGGGCCGCCACAAGCTTGAAACACATATTGGGTTACGATGATTCCTTAGATGCATTTGGTGTTCATTGTGTCGGTGGGATTGTAGGTGCTCTTTTAACAGGGGTCTTTAACGTTAAAGAAATAAGCGGCGTCGATGGAAGTCTCGCAACTCAAGCTTTAGGCGTTGGAGTGACTCTGGTCTATGGTTTTGTGATGTCCTACATTATCCTCAAAGTTATTGACCTGTTAATTGGCCTGAAAGTCAAAGAAGAAGAGGAACGAGAAGGTTTGGATTTGGTTTTACATGGCGAACGTGTTGAATAG
- a CDS encoding outer membrane beta-barrel protein: MLFKGIFIALSAVCGLIISTIVIADSNTESSGPTLTDILKNSEIDIKGYFDTSYIASNKIPDPSIQVFNQDKNSFALHQFGLIISKTPKEGFGGLLNITAGRDAQTMSSYGASNQAIDLTQAYIQYAKSRYTLIGGKFGTLAGAEVIDSSADTNITRSILFGKIPFTNTGIRLTTALSDMTNIIFGINNGWDQVTDTNTQKTLEVGLSTAFTQDTSLIVSAYSGVENSFPNAGFAYHNPIPGLPQTTNAIASGTRNLLDAVFSTNLTKSLTFILNADYVAQENVPGVSGKASYAGVASYLNYQFNDQYRVSLRAEQLRDNSGWATDPNSGAYVGGVAPGANNVREATITFGYAPFKTTEIRVEERYDHSDLPVYSNSSNMNTFGVQGIYKF; this comes from the coding sequence ATGCTTTTTAAAGGTATATTCATAGCGCTAAGCGCTGTGTGCGGATTAATTATTTCTACAATAGTCATAGCTGATAGTAACACAGAGTCAAGTGGCCCTACGCTAACAGATATCTTGAAAAATTCAGAAATTGATATAAAAGGCTACTTTGATACCTCTTATATCGCTAGCAATAAAATACCTGATCCTTCTATTCAGGTATTTAACCAAGATAAAAACTCTTTCGCATTACATCAGTTTGGTTTAATTATTTCAAAAACACCGAAGGAGGGCTTTGGGGGATTATTAAATATAACGGCAGGGCGAGATGCTCAGACCATGTCATCTTATGGGGCAAGTAATCAAGCAATAGATCTTACCCAAGCTTACATTCAATACGCTAAGAGTCGTTATACATTAATTGGTGGGAAGTTTGGTACCCTAGCTGGTGCCGAGGTGATTGATAGTTCTGCGGACACGAATATTACGCGTTCAATTCTTTTTGGCAAAATACCTTTTACAAATACAGGTATTAGATTAACCACGGCCTTATCAGACATGACTAATATCATCTTTGGGATTAATAACGGATGGGATCAGGTCACTGATACTAATACACAAAAAACTCTTGAGGTTGGTTTGAGTACTGCATTTACTCAGGACACTTCTTTGATTGTAAGTGCTTACTCAGGCGTTGAAAACAGTTTCCCAAACGCGGGATTTGCTTACCATAATCCTATTCCAGGGTTGCCGCAAACCACTAATGCTATCGCCAGCGGTACTAGAAATCTATTAGACGCGGTTTTTTCTACTAACTTAACCAAATCATTAACCTTTATATTGAATGCAGATTATGTTGCACAAGAAAATGTCCCAGGTGTGAGTGGTAAAGCCTCATACGCAGGAGTAGCAAGTTACTTGAACTATCAATTTAATGACCAGTATCGAGTTTCTTTACGTGCCGAACAGTTAAGGGACAATAGTGGCTGGGCTACTGATCCTAACTCAGGAGCATATGTTGGAGGCGTTGCACCTGGAGCCAATAATGTTCGTGAGGCAACGATTACTTTTGGATATGCACCATTTAAAACCACAGAAATCCGTGTAGAAGAGAGATACGACCATTCTGACTTACCTGTTTACAGTAACAGCAGTAATATGAATACTTTTGGTGTTCAAGGTATTTATAAGTTCTAG